Proteins co-encoded in one Myxosarcina sp. GI1 genomic window:
- a CDS encoding DUF932 domain-containing protein yields MPHEFESGFFVAKPAWHGLGKVLNNPPTTQQAIAEADLDWIVEEHPIYQSPEPHEYSRLPNYKVLIRSSDRQTLGVVGKNYIPLQNQDAFKWFDFLLHEGNVSLEAAGSLKRGKRIWVLAKIDRSTADIDNGDTVNPYLLLSNSHDGSLAVWIQFTPIRVVCWNTLSYATASRHKXKXVGKAFRIRHSSNLNEQLSXAQNALDFAKQQWNDSIVSYRQMARKKIDKRQFEQYLEHVFDLDLDSVTSIRAYPQIESNFLKGRGNEGKNLWHAYNAVTEWLDYQRGRTXATRLNSAWFGDSNRIRAKAHQAAVGLLC; encoded by the coding sequence ATGCCACACGAATTTGAATCAGGATTTTTCGTAGCTAAACCCGCTTGGCACGGTCTGGGCAAAGTTCTCAATAATCCTCCTACTACTCAACAAGCAATTGCTGAAGCCGATTTAGACTGGATTGTAGAAGAACATCCTATTTACCAAAGTCCCGAACCTCATGAATATAGTCGATTGCCAAACTACAAAGTCTTGATTCGCTCTAGCGATCGCCAAACTTTGGGAGTTGTCGGTAAAAACTACATACCCCTTCAAAATCAAGATGCTTTCAAGTGGTTTGATTTTTTGTTGCATGAGGGAAATGTGTCTTTAGAAGCGGCTGGTTCTCTCAAACGTGGCAAACGCATTTGGGTTCTTGCCAAAATMGATCGGTCTACAGCCGACATTGATAATGGCGATACAGTCAATCCYTACTTGCTACTTTCTAACAGCCAYGATGGAAGTCTTGCTGTTTGGATTCAATTTACTCCGATTCGGGTAGTATGTTGGAATACGCTGAGTTACGCTACTGCTTCCCGTCATAAAGAMAAGRCTGTAGGTAAAGCTTTCCGTATTCGCCATAGTAGCAACTTRAACGAACAACTWTCYRTCGCTCAAAATGCTTTAGACTTTGCCAAACAGCAATGGAACGACTCTATCGTAAGCTATCGGCAGATGGCTAGAAAGAAAATCGATAAACGGCAATTCGAGCAATATCTCGAACACGTATTCGACCTCGATCTAGATTCTGTAACTTCAATTCGCGCYTACCCCCAAATTGAATCTAACTTTCTTAAAGGACGTGGCAATGAAGGAAAGAATCTCTGGCACGCTTATAACGCTGTTACTGAATGGCTCGATTATCAAAGAGGACGAACTMAAGCCACTAGAYTAAATTCTGCTTGGTTTGGGGATTCTAATCGAATTAGAGCCAAAGCTCATCAAGCTGCTGTTGGCTTGCTTTGTTAG
- a CDS encoding dynamin family protein, whose protein sequence is MTTEPYNKLEQVRTLLKQLGNGVASLAQNYADILDSPNLQDALSKFRQAYEESVTRLENPNFTIATIGTTSSGKSTIVNALIGRKIAPIEAGEMSGGILTIKHSKEFKLFVADTENAQWETGTWTDLSDRKIYDCIRNGVMFPYHQARQKQELIAPQVTACVPILPAEDPSLLGLPEGIGIEFIDLPGLKSIQDKDNLKVIQQQVNKAFSLVALDYLQVDDRHRKRLLEELKKVVEFFQGRTDSMIFILNRVDQRGQDDIAIADRIYQLQLEIQETLSLVELPDIIPLSGRLLYYAQCAWGATAINSNSNIDASTRQQLLNNMLVDCAGLIKLNTKQDKKLKRWFTDLEDRIDDGEIIDDESMRKVIYHIYDWSGGDKLWQCMRDRVSESFSELVILPALIEVLNLYEVLVSAIDVELKIKKIREKKEIEDERQNIIDGREKLAVEVKNLRTQFQQEVKKRIEVLKQKNEQARSRLERRSIEGFDSFYDTVRQVEEDLLEHLISSVRNAFEQDKGTYELEEELANVVSLPKAKAIAKAYDLVNHKLNKFERDETGCFIIQARHDNKEKIRSMEHAEKAVRILYYAMRQAMTARAEFTLQGKVKQLETGLLSLVSVPIEKLKIFCHQIFSKIDLDKAIAINFEISITQNPPKLPIDIFNFSVNIEQNTTSKREVVGQNQETEYYTEGSCFKQHKSKNVTKNIYGDIEYRELKLPDYKEMARQWADGIASEKQKFWDALNNWINEYLEQITNEFENNLEKETKSSEIAFDKQLKAIEKNELVKEEYWKKFKQNLNLVTEIHQQIRQSN, encoded by the coding sequence ATGACAACAGAACCATACAATAAACTGGAGCAAGTACGAACTCTTCTCAAACAGCTAGGAAATGGTGTTGCGAGTCTAGCTCAAAACTATGCCGATATTTTAGATAGTCCCAATCTTCAAGATGCTTTATCGAAATTTCGCCAAGCTTATGAAGAGTCGGTAACTAGACTAGAAAATCCTAATTTTACTATTGCTACTATCGGTACGACTTCTTCTGGTAAATCGACAATTGTTAATGCTCTAATTGGAAGAAAAATTGCCCCCATCGAAGCAGGAGAAATGAGCGGTGGAATATTAACAATTAAGCATTCCAAAGAGTTTAAATTATTTGTAGCAGACACGGAAAACGCCCAATGGGAAACAGGAACTTGGACGGATTTAAGCGACAGGAAGATATACGATTGCATTCGTAATGGCGTGATGTTTCCCTATCATCAAGCACGACAGAAGCAAGAATTAATTGCACCACAGGTTACAGCTTGTGTTCCGATTTTACCAGCCGAAGATCCTAGTTTACTCGGATTACCAGAAGGAATCGGGATTGAGTTTATCGATTTGCCTGGATTGAAGTCAATTCAAGACAAAGATAATCTCAAAGTTATTCAACAACAAGTCAACAAAGCTTTTAGTTTAGTTGCACTGGATTACCTACAAGTAGACGATCGCCATCGTAAACGTTTACTTGAAGAATTAAAAAAAGTCGTTGAGTTTTTTCAAGGACGTACTGACTCAATGATATTTATACTTAACCGAGTCGATCAAAGAGGTCAAGATGATATCGCAATCGCGGACAGAATTTACCAATTACAGTTAGAAATACAAGAAACTCTAAGCCTAGTAGAATTACCAGACATTATTCCTTTAAGTGGACGACTACTTTATTATGCTCAATGCGCTTGGGGAGCAACAGCTATTAACAGTAATTCTAATATAGATGCTTCTACACGCCAACAATTGTTAAACAATATGTTAGTAGACTGTGCAGGTCTAATTAAGTTAAATACAAAACAAGATAAAAAACTAAAAAGGTGGTTTACAGACTTAGAAGATCGGATAGATGATGGAGAAATTATCGATGACGAAAGTATGCGAAAAGTCATCTACCATATCTATGATTGGAGCGGTGGTGACAAACTTTGGCAGTGTATGCGCGATCGCGTTAGTGAATCTTTTTCAGAATTAGTTATTCTGCCCGCATTAATTGAAGTTCTCAATCTTTACGAAGTTTTAGTTAGCGCGATCGATGTCGAACTTAAAATCAAGAAAATTAGAGAAAAAAAAGAGATTGAAGACGAGCGACAAAACATTATTGATGGTAGAGAAAAATTAGCTGTAGAAGTTAAAAATCTTCGCACTCAGTTTCAGCAAGAGGTAAAAAAAAGAATTGAAGTATTAAAACAAAAAAATGAACAGGCTCGTAGTCGTTTAGAAAGACGAAGTATTGAGGGTTTTGATTCCTTTTACGACACTGTTAGGCAAGTTGAGGAAGATTTATTGGAACATTTAATTTCATCTGTCAGAAATGCTTTTGAGCAAGACAAAGGAACTTACGAACTAGAAGAAGAACTAGCTAATGTTGTTAGTCTTCCTAAAGCTAAAGCCATTGCTAAAGCTTACGATTTAGTCAATCATAAACTAAACAAATTTGAGCGAGATGAGACTGGTTGCTTCATCATACAAGCTCGCCATGATAACAAAGAAAAAATACGCAGTATGGAACATGCAGAAAAAGCTGTTCGTATACTGTACTATGCAATGCGTCAAGCGATGACTGCGAGAGCCGAATTTACTTTACAAGGAAAAGTAAAACAACTTGAAACAGGATTATTATCTTTAGTAAGTGTTCCGATAGAAAAATTAAAAATTTTCTGCCATCAAATATTTTCCAAAATAGATTTAGATAAAGCAATTGCTATTAATTTTGAAATTAGCATTACTCAAAATCCTCCTAAACTTCCAATAGATATATTTAATTTTTCTGTTAATATTGAGCAAAATACTACTAGCAAACGAGAAGTAGTTGGACAAAACCAAGAAACAGAGTATTACACAGAAGGTAGTTGTTTTAAGCAGCACAAAAGTAAAAATGTTACTAAAAATATCTATGGTGATATTGAGTACAGAGAATTAAAACTGCCTGATTATAAAGAAATGGCACGTCAATGGGCAGATGGAATTGCTTCAGAAAAACAAAAATTTTGGGATGCTCTTAATAATTGGATCAATGAGTATTTGGAACAAATTACTAATGAATTTGAGAATAATCTTGAAAAAGAAACCAAGTCATCAGAAATAGCTTTTGACAAACAGCTTAAAGCAATAGAAAAAAATGAATTAGTTAAAGAAGAATACTGGAAGAAATTTAAGCAAAATTTGAATCTAGTTACTGAAATTCATCAGCAAATAAGACAAAGCAATTAA
- the brxL gene encoding BREX system Lon protease-like protein BrxL: protein MKNQFDLKINQHFQGLVVRKDLVKMVKGNAIVPSYVLEYLLGQYCATNDEATIEKGIDTVKEILRQHYVHRNEAGLVRSNIKEKGRYKVIDRIQVSLNEKADVYEATFANLGIKKVLVDSTTVKKHPKLLVSGVWCIADVEYEFTEDKNACPWILSSLKPIQLSHFDFDSYVKARQNFSTEEWIDLLMQSIGFNPELFGKRSKLTQLIRLIPFCERNYNLIELGPKGTGKSHIFSEFSPHGILISGGEVTVAKLFVNNSSGKIGLVGYWDVVAFDEFAGQQKRVNKALVDIMKNYMANKSFSRGVETLGAEASMVFVGNTKHNVPYMLKHSDLFEELPDKFHDSAFLDRIHFYIPGWEVDIIRGEMFSNNYGFVVDYLAEILRSMRNYDYSDRYQNHFTLSSDISTRDRDAIHKTFSGLMKILFPDGIANKQEIEDLLRFSIEGRKRVKDQLLRIDSTYAEVHFAYDNSEGISQAVTTLEEEEYPTYYYQKLESKDSEATSKTVEKSELSSIDNQKQITFCILEEKHLVYKENQRGVSFDTLFGPYLRSAKKIVVTDPYIRLFHQARNLMEFIETAIKQKTKEDELDIHLITTLDEFKGESQIEYFESIKKSASVAGIEFSWEFDGTNTIHARHIVTDTNWKISLDRGLDIFQHYEMNDVFSISNRLQEYRNCKAFEVTFLRNK, encoded by the coding sequence TTGAAGAATCAATTCGATCTCAAAATTAACCAGCACTTTCAGGGTCTTGTCGTCCGCAAAGATCTGGTAAAAATGGTCAAAGGTAACGCGATCGTTCCTTCTTATGTACTGGAGTATCTCCTCGGACAATATTGTGCCACCAACGATGAAGCTACGATCGAGAAGGGCATCGATACTGTAAAAGAAATCTTACGCCAACACTACGTTCACCGCAACGAAGCAGGACTCGTCCGTTCAAACATCAAAGAAAAAGGTCGCTATAAGGTTATCGATAGAATTCAGGTCTCCCTTAATGAAAAAGCAGATGTTTACGAAGCTACTTTTGCCAACTTGGGAATTAAAAAGGTTCTGGTCGATTCTACAACGGTAAAAAAACATCCCAAGCTTTTGGTGAGCGGTGTCTGGTGTATTGCCGATGTTGAATATGAGTTTACTGAAGATAAAAATGCCTGTCCTTGGATTTTGTCCTCCCTCAAGCCAATTCAGCTATCTCATTTTGACTTTGATAGCTACGTAAAAGCGCGCCAAAACTTCTCCACCGAAGAATGGATCGATCTACTTATGCAGAGTATTGGCTTCAATCCCGAACTGTTTGGCAAACGCAGCAAATTAACCCAGCTTATACGTCTGATTCCCTTCTGCGAACGTAACTATAACTTAATTGAACTAGGTCCCAAAGGGACAGGGAAATCTCACATTTTCTCCGAGTTTTCTCCTCACGGCATCCTAATATCGGGCGGAGAAGTAACCGTTGCCAAACTGTTTGTTAATAATTCCAGTGGCAAAATTGGTCTGGTTGGATACTGGGATGTAGTAGCTTTTGATGAGTTTGCTGGGCAACAGAAGAGGGTCAACAAAGCACTGGTTGACATCATGAAGAACTATATGGCAAATAAGTCATTCTCGCGGGGTGTAGAAACTTTAGGTGCTGAAGCTTCGATGGTATTTGTCGGCAACACCAAGCATAACGTTCCCTATATGCTCAAACACTCCGATTTATTTGAGGAACTGCCCGATAAATTTCACGACTCGGCATTTTTAGATCGAATCCATTTCTATATCCCAGGCTGGGAGGTGGATATCATTAGGGGTGAAATGTTTTCTAATAACTACGGATTTGTAGTCGATTACCTCGCCGAAATTCTGCGCTCGATGCGAAACTACGATTACTCAGATCGCTACCAAAACCACTTTACCCTCTCATCGGACATTTCAACTCGCGATCGCGATGCCATTCACAAAACTTTTTCAGGCTTGATGAAAATTCTTTTCCCCGATGGTATAGCAAACAAACAAGAAATAGAAGATTTACTGCGTTTTTCAATAGAAGGGCGTAAGCGCGTCAAAGACCAGCTACTTCGGATCGATTCTACTTATGCTGAGGTTCACTTCGCCTATGATAATAGTGAAGGTATTTCTCAAGCCGTTACCACTCTCGAAGAAGAAGAATACCCAACTTACTACTATCAAAAGCTAGAGAGCAAAGATAGCGAAGCAACTTCTAAAACTGTTGAGAAATCCGAATTATCTTCGATTGACAATCAAAAACAAATAACTTTTTGTATTTTAGAAGAGAAGCATCTTGTATATAAAGAAAATCAGCGTGGTGTTTCATTTGACACGCTGTTTGGACCATACCTAAGAAGTGCCAAGAAGATTGTAGTTACCGATCCCTATATTCGGCTTTTTCATCAGGCAAGAAATCTGATGGAATTTATCGAAACCGCAATTAAACAGAAGACAAAAGAAGATGAGCTAGACATTCACCTAATTACTACGTTAGATGAATTTAAAGGTGAGTCTCAAATAGAATATTTTGAAAGCATTAAAAAATCGGCTTCTGTTGCTGGTATTGAATTTAGTTGGGAGTTTGACGGTACAAATACTATTCATGCCCGTCACATAGTTACTGACACTAACTGGAAGATATCTCTCGATCGCGGACTAGATATTTTTCAACATTATGAAATGAACGATGTATTCTCAATTTCAAACAGATTACAGGAGTATAGGAACTGTAAGGCATTTGAGGTAACTTTTTTGCGTAATAAATAG
- the pglZ gene encoding BREX-1 system phosphatase PglZ type A, whose translation MTTKIAQALTKLFAKHRIIFWYDSKQEFRSEYEELSLDDIKRIELNNNEFGVKYRILREEPEQKFLLYQEGSAPADLDNWLLDVKLAQGEFRTDRVGMWLAELELGLEFSAIVQNHLEFFKAQERKNSLKSLLKSTDTANDIELKMLAVCTGADARIDTILETLLAEVANNREEKYKLIARCQLDSFLWKQVKYHYGYNYNEPTVKDFAIVLFTSCYKMGMGEEVSLTPDALVFLKRWKDSIKWQESFKTLSKQCAEDPRIEQDLATREITDLIDIDYFRVIEKKIISDLVRGIVTKTLSSFDVTSWIRQRKQSYWYEEFEHLYLAIDAAAQLIKELNEAYLTIDSLTEGIQKYCHSWFRLDQLYRKFVYHVLQSAESSVMESLSDLVENHYVNNYLLPLNDRWQSLVDNTEKWSAAEVTLQRKFFSRWIEPFLKKNRKVFVIISDALRYEIGEEFLKLIRSEDRYEADLEAAMTMLPSYTQLGMAALLPNGSLSLTDRGNVEVDEQSSQGLINRQKQLDRALPGRATAVKAEELMKLNQEDRRSLASNHDLVYVYHNRIDATGDKRDTEERVFEAVEDTLKELIQLVKKIVNANVSNILITADHGFIYQNRSLDESDFASVEPQGEEILFRDRRFILGRGLEENSSLRKFTSEELGLSGDLEVQIPKSINRLRRKGSGSRYVHGGASLQEIVIPVLKINKKRQSDTTLVEVNIIPGTSSIISSKQLVVTLYQTEAITEKIHPRYLRAGIYALNGELISDAHELNFDIPSLNPREREQRVMFILTKKADELNGQEVILRLEQKIEGTSQYQEYRSLQYMMRRSFTSDFDF comes from the coding sequence ATGACAACCAAAATCGCTCAAGCACTAACTAAGCTCTTCGCCAAACACCGCATTATCTTTTGGTACGATAGCAAGCAGGAATTCCGTTCTGAATACGAAGAATTGAGTCTCGATGATATTAAGAGGATCGAACTCAATAACAATGAATTTGGCGTTAAATACCGTATTCTGCGGGAAGAACCCGAACAGAAGTTTTTACTTTACCAAGAAGGTTCTGCCCCTGCTGATTTGGATAACTGGCTTTTAGACGTAAAACTCGCTCAAGGAGAATTTAGAACCGATCGCGTTGGGATGTGGCTTGCCGAACTAGAACTAGGGCTAGAATTTTCAGCGATCGTCCAGAATCATCTTGAGTTTTTTAAAGCCCAAGAACGGAAAAACTCTTTAAAAAGTTTGCTCAAATCCACCGATACAGCAAATGACATCGAGCTAAAGATGCTAGCAGTGTGTACGGGAGCCGATGCGCGTATAGATACAATTCTCGAAACTCTTTTAGCTGAAGTTGCCAACAATAGAGAAGAGAAATATAAATTAATCGCTCGCTGCCAACTCGATAGTTTTCTGTGGAAGCAAGTCAAATACCACTACGGATATAACTACAACGAACCCACTGTAAAAGATTTTGCGATCGTGTTGTTTACTTCCTGTTACAAGATGGGTATGGGAGAGGAAGTTTCTCTTACCCCCGATGCCCTCGTATTTCTCAAGCGTTGGAAAGACAGCATCAAATGGCAAGAATCTTTTAAAACCCTGTCAAAACAATGCGCTGAAGACCCTAGAATCGAGCAAGATTTAGCAACGCGAGAGATTACAGATCTGATTGACATAGATTATTTTCGAGTAATCGAGAAAAAAATTATTAGCGATCTCGTTCGCGGTATTGTAACTAAAACTTTATCTTCCTTTGATGTTACTTCCTGGATACGGCAGCGCAAACAAAGCTATTGGTATGAAGAGTTTGAACATTTATATCTAGCTATTGATGCAGCAGCTCAGTTGATAAAAGAGTTAAATGAAGCATACTTGACAATAGATTCTCTTACCGAAGGAATTCAAAAATATTGTCACTCTTGGTTTCGCCTCGACCAACTCTATCGTAAATTCGTTTACCATGTGCTTCAATCTGCGGAATCTTCTGTAATGGAGAGTTTGAGCGATTTAGTTGAGAATCATTACGTTAACAACTACCTTTTACCCTTAAACGATCGCTGGCAATCATTAGTAGATAATACAGAAAAATGGTCTGCTGCCGAAGTAACTCTTCAGAGAAAATTTTTCTCCCGTTGGATAGAACCGTTCTTAAAGAAAAATCGTAAGGTATTTGTGATTATTTCTGATGCTCTACGATATGAAATCGGGGAAGAGTTTTTAAAGTTAATTCGCAGCGAAGACCGCTATGAAGCAGATCTAGAAGCTGCCATGACCATGCTACCCAGCTACACTCAACTGGGAATGGCAGCACTGCTGCCCAATGGTTCTCTGAGCCTAACCGACAGGGGCAATGTTGAGGTAGACGAACAAAGCTCCCAAGGACTGATAAACCGCCAAAAGCAATTAGATCGCGCTCTTCCAGGAAGGGCTACTGCGGTCAAAGCCGAAGAATTGATGAAGCTCAATCAAGAAGATAGGCGATCGCTAGCTAGCAATCACGATCTTGTTTATGTCTATCACAACCGTATCGACGCTACTGGTGACAAACGGGACACTGAGGAAAGGGTTTTTGAAGCGGTAGAAGATACCCTCAAAGAGCTAATTCAACTGGTTAAGAAAATAGTTAATGCTAATGTCAGCAACATTTTGATTACCGCCGATCACGGGTTTATTTATCAAAACCGCAGTCTCGATGAAAGTGATTTTGCCAGCGTCGAACCCCAAGGAGAAGAAATTCTGTTTCGCGATCGCCGTTTTATCCTCGGTCGAGGTCTTGAAGAAAATTCTAGCCTGCGAAAGTTTACTTCTGAAGAACTAGGACTCTCTGGAGACTTGGAAGTACAAATTCCTAAATCAATCAATCGATTACGCCGCAAAGGTTCTGGTAGCCGATACGTTCATGGAGGGGCATCGCTACAAGAAATAGTCATCCCCGTACTTAAAATCAACAAAAAGCGTCAGAGCGATACAACGTTAGTTGAGGTAAACATCATTCCTGGGACAAGTTCAATTATTTCTTCCAAACAACTGGTAGTTACTCTCTATCAAACGGAAGCTATCACCGAAAAAATACATCCTAGATACCTCAGAGCGGGAATTTATGCTCTAAATGGCGAACTAATTTCTGATGCTCACGAGCTAAACTTCGATATTCCCTCTCTAAACCCTAGAGAACGGGAGCAGCGAGTAATGTTTATCCTAACCAAGAAAGCCGATGAATTAAACGGACAGGAGGTGATTCTACGTCTGGAGCAAAAAATTGAGGGAACATCCCAATACCAAGAGTATCGGTCGCTGCAATATATGATGCGCCGTTCCTTTACCAGTGATTTTGATTTTTAA